Proteins co-encoded in one Spirosoma endbachense genomic window:
- a CDS encoding YciI family protein produces the protein MNEFVLIFRRDYTTTEVQPAGEAQSKHRKHWQDWFLSLAALNKLARPVQRWDMQGLVLNQDEKVTDGPYLESNSSVIGLIFISAHDYYEAEEIAKNAPILEVDGTVEIRMLT, from the coding sequence ATGAACGAGTTTGTATTGATATTTCGAAGGGATTATACAACAACGGAAGTACAACCGGCAGGGGAAGCGCAGTCAAAGCATCGTAAACACTGGCAGGATTGGTTTCTAAGCCTAGCTGCCCTCAACAAACTGGCAAGGCCAGTTCAACGCTGGGATATGCAGGGACTGGTACTAAATCAGGACGAGAAAGTGACAGACGGGCCTTATCTGGAAAGCAATAGTTCTGTGATCGGCTTAATTTTTATCAGCGCCCATGATTACTATGAAGCCGAAGAAATTGCCAAAAATGCCCCCATCCTGGAAGTAGACGGAACCGTCGAAATACGCATGCTAACTTGA
- a CDS encoding SDR family oxidoreductase, whose translation MDHLTGKIALVTGGNSGIGYAAARELKQQGAQVIITGRRKEAIDKAAAELGVVGFVADQGQVAAIEELAAFVKDSYHKIDILFINAGVLEGESIEQATEKAFDNVIGVNFKGAYFTLSKFIPLLNDGGSVVFLSSNTASMNGANSSIYSSSKAALNAVMRIAAVELAPRKIRVNSVSPGPIQTEILNKLGYSNEQLLQLNEWMIDRIPLKKIGKAEDVGKLVAYFSGDAASFITGAELIMDGGMSLT comes from the coding sequence ATGGACCATTTAACAGGAAAAATAGCGCTGGTTACGGGCGGGAATAGCGGAATTGGTTATGCTGCGGCCAGAGAATTAAAACAGCAGGGTGCTCAGGTAATCATTACGGGCCGAAGAAAAGAAGCGATAGACAAGGCTGCCGCCGAATTAGGTGTTGTGGGCTTTGTGGCCGATCAGGGGCAGGTTGCTGCCATCGAAGAACTGGCGGCTTTTGTGAAGGACAGTTATCATAAAATTGACATCCTCTTTATCAATGCGGGCGTACTGGAGGGTGAAAGCATTGAACAAGCGACCGAAAAAGCGTTTGATAATGTGATCGGTGTCAATTTCAAAGGGGCTTATTTCACCCTGAGTAAATTTATACCGTTGTTAAATGACGGAGGCTCTGTCGTATTTCTTTCGTCAAATACAGCCAGCATGAATGGAGCGAACTCGTCCATTTATTCCTCTAGCAAGGCTGCACTGAATGCGGTCATGCGGATAGCTGCGGTCGAACTGGCCCCCCGAAAGATCCGGGTAAACAGTGTAAGTCCGGGCCCAATCCAGACAGAGATTCTCAACAAGCTGGGCTATAGTAATGAACAGTTATTGCAGTTGAATGAATGGATGATTGATCGCATACCGCTTAAGAAAATTGGCAAAGCCGAAGATGTTGGGAAACTGGTTGCTTATTTCAGTGGTGATGCTGCAAGCTTCATTACGGGTGCTGAACTTATTATGGATGGTGGCATGAGCTTAACGTAA
- a CDS encoding succinate dehydrogenase cytochrome b subunit, translating to MSWVNELVTSSIGKKMTMALTGLFLISFLIVHCAINAMIFYNDGGKTFTHWAHFMATNPIIRTIEIVLVIGFLVHIIQGLILWKQNRDARPVRYFSRQQSASSTWYSRSMALLGTLILLFLVIHTSNFWIPNRTNQFIHGEELPLYEMMLEKFQNPIEVIIYLAGCFSLFWHLLHGFRSSFQSLGLNHLKYNSWIAFSGTAFSIIVSFILALMPVSIYFHWIR from the coding sequence ATGAGCTGGGTCAATGAATTAGTAACAAGTTCCATTGGCAAAAAAATGACAATGGCACTGACTGGGTTATTTCTTATCAGTTTCCTGATTGTTCACTGCGCCATCAATGCGATGATTTTTTATAATGATGGCGGTAAAACATTCACTCACTGGGCCCATTTTATGGCCACGAATCCGATTATTCGTACGATTGAGATCGTCTTGGTCATTGGCTTTTTAGTGCACATCATTCAGGGTTTAATACTCTGGAAACAAAACCGGGATGCACGCCCAGTTCGCTATTTTTCAAGGCAACAGTCGGCAAGTAGCACCTGGTATAGCCGGAGTATGGCCTTGTTAGGAACACTGATTTTGCTGTTTCTTGTGATTCATACGTCTAATTTCTGGATTCCTAATCGTACGAACCAATTTATACATGGGGAGGAGTTACCCCTTTATGAAATGATGCTTGAAAAATTTCAAAATCCGATCGAAGTCATTATATACTTAGCGGGCTGTTTTTCTCTTTTCTGGCATTTGCTACACGGATTCAGAAGTTCTTTTCAATCGTTGGGTTTGAATCACCTGAAATACAATTCCTGGATAGCCTTCTCAGGAACTGCCTTCTCAATAATCGTATCGTTTATACTGGCCTTAATGCCTGTGTCTATTTACTTTCACTGGATACGATAA
- a CDS encoding oxidoreductase yields the protein MADKVVLITGASSGMGNATAKLLIENGYIVYGAARRIEMMKNLKQLGAKILQMDVTDDRSMQQGVEEIIKNDGRIDILINNAGFGSFGALEDVPMAEAKYQMDVNVFGLARLIQLVLPYMRKQGSGKIVNITSTGGKLASPLGGWYHASKFAVEALSDSLRMEVKPFGIDVIVIEPGGVKSEWNDIAMKNLHDVSAGKAYSQTAEKISNLADKVKSKSAEPDVIATLILKAITAQNPKTRYYGGYMAGMVLFLKKILSDKQFDQLMLSQMN from the coding sequence ATGGCTGATAAAGTAGTATTGATTACGGGCGCTTCTTCAGGCATGGGAAACGCAACTGCTAAGCTTTTGATTGAAAACGGTTACATCGTTTATGGAGCAGCCAGAAGAATCGAAATGATGAAGAACTTAAAGCAGCTAGGGGCGAAAATTTTGCAAATGGACGTTACCGATGACCGCTCCATGCAACAGGGTGTTGAGGAGATCATTAAAAATGACGGACGCATTGACATTCTGATCAATAATGCCGGTTTTGGTTCGTTTGGTGCACTGGAAGATGTGCCGATGGCCGAGGCTAAATATCAAATGGATGTCAATGTATTTGGCCTGGCTCGGTTAATCCAACTGGTTTTGCCGTATATGAGAAAACAGGGGTCCGGTAAAATTGTCAATATTACCTCAACGGGGGGAAAGCTGGCTAGCCCGCTGGGAGGGTGGTATCACGCCAGTAAATTTGCGGTCGAAGCATTGAGCGACAGTTTGCGAATGGAAGTCAAGCCATTTGGTATCGATGTCATCGTTATTGAGCCGGGTGGTGTGAAATCTGAATGGAACGATATTGCCATGAAGAATTTGCACGATGTATCTGCCGGAAAAGCGTACAGCCAAACCGCTGAAAAAATTAGTAACCTTGCCGATAAAGTCAAATCAAAAAGTGCTGAACCTGACGTAATTGCTACGTTGATCCTCAAAGCCATAACCGCTCAAAATCCCAAAACAAGATACTATGGGGGTTATATGGCCGGAATGGTTTTATTTCTAAAAAAAATACTTTCAGATAAGCAATTTGACCAGTTAATGTTGAGCCAGATGAACTAA
- a CDS encoding bestrophin family protein, with protein sequence MHIGKSYRLSEFLIWTRRKTYALFILGLLPVLLYEVFGLKWLTVPWPVVALLGTATAFTVGFKNTQTYNRAAEGQKVWTDLLSLSRYWGIISLDFFNNPPKSKELIYRHIAWLTAMRYYLREDRVWESTSKKHNTEYQQFYSIPEREASLDSELARYLPDHELELILPIKNKATQLLAFQSRTVKALYENGEIVVLQLVEMERVIKDFFLQQGKSEQLKDSPYPRQYAIINTFFVWLFCFLLPFGILRDFDQLNHIVAGPLRGHMVWLVIPFSMLISWMYTSLEQVGESTENPFEGSANDVPISQMGRQLEIELRQMLGEVDLPAELQPQHDIIL encoded by the coding sequence ATGCACATCGGCAAATCCTATCGATTATCTGAATTCCTGATCTGGACGAGACGCAAAACGTATGCCCTTTTTATACTTGGGCTTCTGCCAGTGCTCCTCTATGAGGTTTTTGGGCTGAAATGGCTGACCGTTCCCTGGCCCGTTGTGGCTCTGCTCGGAACGGCCACAGCATTCACGGTTGGGTTTAAAAATACGCAGACCTACAACCGGGCCGCTGAAGGTCAGAAAGTCTGGACGGATCTATTGAGTCTGAGCCGATACTGGGGAATAATCAGTCTGGACTTTTTTAATAACCCCCCAAAAAGCAAAGAATTGATTTACCGCCACATTGCCTGGTTGACCGCTATGCGGTATTATTTACGGGAAGATCGGGTATGGGAAAGCACCAGCAAAAAGCATAATACTGAATATCAGCAGTTTTATTCAATTCCCGAACGGGAGGCATCGTTGGACAGCGAGCTGGCCAGATACTTACCCGATCATGAATTAGAACTGATTTTACCAATCAAAAATAAAGCGACTCAACTTCTGGCTTTTCAAAGCAGGACCGTTAAAGCCTTGTATGAAAATGGGGAAATCGTTGTATTACAACTGGTGGAAATGGAGCGGGTCATCAAGGACTTCTTCCTTCAGCAGGGGAAAAGCGAGCAACTGAAAGACTCGCCTTATCCGCGCCAATACGCCATTATCAATACCTTTTTCGTATGGCTCTTTTGCTTTCTGCTGCCTTTCGGAATACTTCGGGATTTTGACCAGCTCAACCACATAGTTGCTGGTCCGCTAAGGGGGCATATGGTGTGGCTGGTTATACCCTTCAGCATGCTTATTTCCTGGATGTATACCTCGCTGGAGCAGGTAGGAGAAAGTACGGAAAACCCATTTGAAGGCAGCGCCAACGATGTACCGATTTCGCAAATGGGCCGACAACTTGAGATTGAGCTTCGGCAGATGCTGGGGGAAGTTGATCTACCCGCCGAGCTACAACCCCAACACGATATCATTCTATAA
- the xth gene encoding exodeoxyribonuclease III yields the protein MRIATYNVNGINARLPVLLQWLSETTPDVVCLQELKAPQDKFPEQAILEAGYRAIWKGQKSWNGVAILSRGDELQESRRVLPGDDQDDQSRYIEATYRDIRIGCLYLPNGNPFPGPKFDYKLRWFDRFITHAANLLETNTPTILAGDFNVIPTDLDAYNPERWIDDALFRPETRAAYASLLEMGWLDSIRKLAPAQRIYTYWDYFRNAYNRNAGLRIDHILLSPPLSGRLVSGGVDRQVRGWEKSSDHAPTWIELSS from the coding sequence ATGAGAATTGCCACGTATAATGTAAATGGAATCAACGCTCGCTTACCAGTACTGTTGCAGTGGTTATCCGAAACTACTCCGGATGTTGTCTGTTTGCAGGAATTAAAAGCACCTCAGGATAAATTTCCGGAACAGGCGATCCTTGAAGCTGGATACAGAGCCATCTGGAAAGGGCAGAAAAGCTGGAACGGAGTAGCCATCCTGTCGCGGGGTGATGAGCTACAGGAAAGTAGAAGGGTTCTTCCGGGTGATGATCAGGATGACCAAAGCCGATACATCGAGGCCACGTATAGGGATATACGGATTGGCTGCCTGTATCTGCCCAATGGAAATCCGTTCCCCGGCCCAAAATTTGACTATAAGTTGCGCTGGTTCGACCGGTTTATAACCCACGCGGCCAATCTTCTGGAAACAAACACACCCACAATTTTAGCGGGTGATTTCAATGTCATTCCGACCGATCTGGACGCGTATAATCCTGAGCGCTGGATCGATGATGCGTTGTTTCGTCCGGAAACAAGGGCTGCCTATGCAAGTCTCCTGGAAATGGGCTGGTTAGATTCGATTCGGAAACTAGCTCCTGCTCAACGGATTTATACTTATTGGGATTACTTCCGGAATGCGTATAATCGAAATGCAGGTCTGCGTATCGATCATATATTGTTGAGTCCACCACTTTCTGGGCGGTTGGTTTCGGGTGGAGTTGACCGACAGGTGAGAGGCTGGGAGAAATCCAGTGATCATGCCCCCACCTGGATTGAGTTATCATCGTAG
- a CDS encoding sigma-54-dependent Fis family transcriptional regulator — translation MKKSKTLDPVDENPPRTRPDEVAVESLQTQIDLLERDRDILLDLGNDITKVREKNDLLILFSSRIKGLFYFTHAIVTLIDPQQETYSAFLLDPASSPIKNHKEYGSLINKHFTLNEPFIRQVISSGEPSSFLLEEIIHAPESPSFLRANYDVGIREILMTPLKSKMQTMGFLHIYSDRTDSFTPEFKRIIKGIAPQISSAVSNIIKYEEIGHKEWINEVLLSLSNDMVMVRDRKDLLNVINHSLKKLINFTHSVMTILDETDQTYMAFLTDSESRYTEYSNYTEAITTPNQVQDGIYDVALLSEKPLVLDMKSFDINAAPLWFKLNYTAGAREMLIKILPGDHPHKHSLILFSDQPGTFDQSAIQIIERISSQLSTAASNISANEELLNKESEKSFLLDFSQDIAGVRTKADLEVAISSVLQRVLNIRLAMIRILDDDGITLTPYMYDKAMFSGIEENFNQLASKNITIHEYLSAQVLTSSEPVIFNIKAEEKKGNSAQYVQLWKKVGFKNAYGAALRVGHVDQGTLWLLTDDINLSLLKGICAQISIAISNIRANEKVLTYKQLLEVENDHLKEQIKTLYNFSDIIGSGPEMQKVYHLISLVAESSSSVLLLGETGTGKELIARAIHNASSRKNKLMIKVNCAALPANLIESELFGHERGAFTGALDKRIGKFELANNSTLFLDEIGEMPLESQVKLLRVLQEKELERVGGKSTIKIDVRIIAATNRNLEEEVKAGRFRSDLYYRLNVFPIQLPPLRNRVEDIAPLASFFINRYSKNAGRKVNAISPKVIQELKVYSWPGNIRELEHLIERSVLLTSGTVLQEIHLPKNRNEREETVDLSNRTLHEVERSYIIEVLKRFNGKISGTGGAAEFLAIPATTLHSKIKKLSIVKSDYFTK, via the coding sequence ATGAAAAAGTCAAAAACGCTTGACCCTGTTGATGAAAATCCACCCCGAACCAGGCCAGACGAAGTTGCGGTAGAATCATTGCAAACCCAAATCGACCTGCTTGAGCGGGATCGGGATATTCTGCTGGACTTAGGGAATGACATCACGAAGGTTCGAGAAAAAAACGACCTGCTAATCCTGTTTTCATCCAGAATTAAAGGGCTGTTTTATTTTACCCATGCCATTGTTACCCTGATTGATCCTCAACAGGAAACGTACTCTGCTTTTCTCCTCGATCCGGCTTCGTCGCCAATTAAAAACCACAAAGAGTATGGTTCGTTAATTAATAAGCATTTTACGCTCAATGAGCCGTTTATTCGGCAAGTGATCAGCTCCGGTGAACCTTCGTCCTTTTTGCTGGAAGAAATAATACATGCTCCTGAAAGTCCTTCATTTCTGCGGGCAAATTATGACGTTGGCATTCGGGAAATTCTGATGACGCCCCTGAAGAGTAAGATGCAAACCATGGGTTTCTTACATATTTATTCGGACAGGACAGACAGCTTTACGCCTGAATTTAAGCGTATTATAAAAGGGATAGCACCACAGATTTCCAGCGCGGTCTCTAATATTATCAAGTACGAAGAAATCGGGCATAAAGAGTGGATCAATGAAGTCTTACTTTCGCTAAGTAACGATATGGTAATGGTTCGTGATCGGAAGGATTTATTAAATGTCATCAACCATAGCCTCAAGAAGTTAATCAATTTCACGCATAGTGTCATGACGATTTTGGATGAAACCGACCAAACGTACATGGCGTTTCTGACAGATTCTGAATCACGATATACAGAATATTCAAATTATACTGAAGCGATCACCACGCCTAACCAAGTTCAGGATGGAATCTATGATGTAGCCCTGCTTTCCGAAAAGCCGCTGGTCCTCGATATGAAATCGTTTGACATCAACGCGGCACCACTTTGGTTTAAGCTCAATTACACGGCCGGTGCGAGGGAAATGCTGATTAAAATCCTCCCTGGTGACCATCCGCATAAGCACAGTTTAATTCTATTTTCGGATCAGCCCGGCACGTTCGACCAGTCTGCCATTCAAATTATAGAGCGAATATCCAGTCAGTTGTCTACAGCCGCAAGTAATATTTCAGCTAATGAGGAGCTGCTTAATAAGGAAAGTGAAAAATCGTTCTTGCTGGATTTTAGTCAGGACATAGCGGGTGTCCGAACAAAAGCGGATTTAGAAGTGGCCATTTCCAGTGTTTTACAGCGAGTCCTGAATATAAGGCTGGCCATGATACGTATCCTCGACGATGATGGAATAACGCTGACTCCTTATATGTATGACAAAGCAATGTTTTCCGGCATAGAAGAGAACTTTAATCAACTCGCTTCTAAAAATATAACTATTCACGAATACCTATCTGCCCAGGTGCTTACCAGCAGTGAACCCGTTATTTTTAATATAAAGGCAGAGGAAAAAAAAGGGAATAGTGCTCAATACGTTCAATTATGGAAAAAAGTAGGCTTTAAGAATGCATACGGGGCCGCTCTTCGCGTCGGGCATGTTGATCAGGGAACACTCTGGCTTTTAACCGACGACATTAATCTGAGCCTTCTGAAAGGAATCTGCGCTCAAATATCAATAGCCATATCGAATATCAGGGCGAATGAAAAAGTGCTGACTTACAAACAATTGCTGGAAGTCGAAAATGATCACCTGAAAGAACAGATAAAAACCCTTTACAATTTTTCGGACATCATCGGCAGTGGACCCGAAATGCAGAAAGTGTACCATCTGATATCACTGGTGGCTGAATCGTCGTCGAGCGTGTTATTGTTGGGCGAAACTGGCACCGGCAAAGAATTGATTGCGCGGGCCATCCATAATGCATCCTCCCGGAAAAATAAGCTAATGATCAAGGTGAATTGTGCGGCCTTACCAGCCAATCTAATTGAGAGCGAGCTATTTGGCCATGAGCGGGGAGCCTTTACGGGTGCCCTGGATAAACGGATTGGCAAGTTTGAACTGGCCAATAACAGCACGTTATTTCTGGATGAGATTGGGGAGATGCCTCTGGAATCGCAGGTTAAATTGTTACGGGTTCTCCAGGAGAAAGAGTTGGAGCGGGTCGGTGGAAAGAGCACGATTAAAATAGATGTTCGCATTATTGCGGCCACCAACCGGAATCTGGAAGAGGAAGTCAAAGCAGGCAGGTTCCGATCTGATCTATATTACCGACTCAATGTATTTCCGATTCAGCTACCACCTTTACGGAATAGAGTCGAGGACATAGCGCCATTGGCCAGTTTCTTCATTAATCGGTACAGCAAGAACGCCGGACGAAAAGTAAATGCGATTTCCCCCAAAGTGATTCAGGAACTAAAAGTGTATTCGTGGCCGGGAAATATCAGAGAGCTTGAACACCTGATCGAACGAAGTGTGCTGTTAACCAGTGGAACGGTGCTACAGGAAATTCATTTACCCAAAAATCGAAATGAACGTGAAGAAACGGTGGACCTTTCAAATCGAACACTTCATGAAGTTGAACGTTCGTATATCATTGAGGTTCTCAAGCGGTTTAACGGAAAGATTTCAGGCACTGGCGGAGCCGCTGAGTTTCTAGCGATTCCAGCTACAACACTGCATTCCAAGATCAAAAAACTGTCTATTGTAAAGTCTGACTATTTCACGAAATAG
- a CDS encoding YciI family protein, giving the protein MMTDFLLLFRSDYKTKEVQTSPEVMHVYLTHWQEWYNNLAGQGLLAWPVQRLDPQGKVIRQGNADFDGSYTELNESIVGLTIIKASDYEAAIHLARNCPIFELGGTVEIRHGN; this is encoded by the coding sequence ATGATGACTGATTTTCTTTTGCTTTTCCGAAGTGATTACAAAACAAAAGAAGTACAAACTTCTCCGGAGGTGATGCATGTATACCTTACGCATTGGCAGGAATGGTATAATAACCTGGCTGGCCAAGGCTTATTGGCCTGGCCAGTTCAACGGCTGGACCCGCAGGGTAAGGTGATCCGGCAGGGGAATGCCGACTTCGATGGCTCTTATACTGAGTTGAACGAATCGATTGTTGGGTTAACCATTATAAAAGCCAGTGATTACGAAGCGGCTATTCATCTGGCAAGAAATTGCCCAATCTTTGAACTAGGAGGTACTGTAGAGATCCGCCATGGAAATTGA
- a CDS encoding helix-turn-helix domain-containing protein: MRINTDMQITQTGLFFACNGTNEAVFEELVPEHMLTHVYAGRVSVTTADKTFSLSAGQTALFARNQLVKFTKLPEGDSPYTAVTLFFTQPFLQQFFTTLPLPKRSATHPSIVPIAPHPLLENLFESIALYASLTKEAIPDELALLKVNEAITLIRMLNQSANNLLSDFSEPHKIDLADFMNKNFMFTISIPRFAYLTGRSLATFKRDFQKIFGNTPQKWLTEKRLEYAHFLIAEKQQKPSQAYIEAGFENFSHFTYAFRQLFGYTPSSISEPVNK; this comes from the coding sequence ATGAGAATAAATACTGATATGCAGATAACGCAAACCGGCCTGTTTTTTGCCTGTAATGGAACGAACGAAGCGGTTTTCGAAGAGCTTGTACCCGAACATATGCTGACACATGTGTATGCAGGAAGAGTTTCCGTAACAACAGCGGATAAAACATTTTCGCTTTCCGCCGGACAAACCGCCTTATTTGCCCGAAATCAGCTGGTTAAATTCACGAAATTACCAGAAGGCGATAGCCCCTATACGGCCGTAACCTTGTTTTTTACCCAACCTTTTTTACAACAGTTTTTCACAACTCTACCGCTACCGAAACGATCAGCAACCCATCCTTCGATTGTGCCCATCGCGCCACACCCGCTGCTGGAAAATCTGTTCGAATCTATCGCACTATATGCAAGTCTGACTAAGGAAGCTATTCCAGATGAGTTGGCGTTGCTCAAAGTAAATGAGGCTATTACCCTAATTAGGATGCTGAATCAGAGCGCGAATAATCTGCTTTCCGATTTTTCTGAACCGCACAAAATTGACCTGGCCGATTTTATGAATAAGAATTTTATGTTTACTATTTCGATACCAAGATTTGCCTATCTGACTGGCAGAAGTCTGGCTACCTTCAAGCGGGATTTTCAAAAAATATTTGGCAATACACCCCAAAAATGGCTGACAGAAAAACGCCTGGAATACGCACATTTCCTGATTGCAGAAAAACAGCAAAAGCCATCACAAGCCTATATCGAAGCCGGTTTTGAAAACTTTTCGCACTTCACCTACGCCTTCAGGCAACTATTTGGCTACACACCTTCCTCAATTTCTGAGCCGGTCAACAAATAA